In Pseudopipra pipra isolate bDixPip1 chromosome 5, bDixPip1.hap1, whole genome shotgun sequence, the following proteins share a genomic window:
- the TMEM213 gene encoding transmembrane protein 213 isoform X1: MKHFEPWAASTVLLFTAALWDSCSAAAEAISNVSGSSMPTTEYEPPCLNVNFCTQAAVCCPSGMDDYGWIAAAVGWSLWFLTLILLCMDKIMKLRPDEPKYLVA; this comes from the exons ATGAAGCACTTcgagccctgggcagcctccaCAGTGCTCCTCTTCACCGCTGCGCTCTGGGATTCCTGCTCAGCAG cagcagaagccatCTCCAATGTTTCAGGAAGCTCCATGCCCACAACTGAGTATGAACCACCATGTCTTA ATGTGAACTTCTGCACGCAGGCGGCCGTGTGCTGCCCGTCGGGCATGGACGATTACGGGTGGATTGCAGCGGCCGTCGGCTGGAGCCTCTGGTTTCTGACTCTCATCCTGCTCTGCATGGACAAGATCATGAAACTCCGGCCTGATGAACCCAAATACTTGGTGGCCTGA
- the TMEM213 gene encoding transmembrane protein 213 isoform X2, translating into MKHFEPWAASTVLLFTAALWDSCSAAEAISNVSGSSMPTTEYEPPCLNVNFCTQAAVCCPSGMDDYGWIAAAVGWSLWFLTLILLCMDKIMKLRPDEPKYLVA; encoded by the exons ATGAAGCACTTcgagccctgggcagcctccaCAGTGCTCCTCTTCACCGCTGCGCTCTGGGATTCCTGCTCAGCAG cagaagccatCTCCAATGTTTCAGGAAGCTCCATGCCCACAACTGAGTATGAACCACCATGTCTTA ATGTGAACTTCTGCACGCAGGCGGCCGTGTGCTGCCCGTCGGGCATGGACGATTACGGGTGGATTGCAGCGGCCGTCGGCTGGAGCCTCTGGTTTCTGACTCTCATCCTGCTCTGCATGGACAAGATCATGAAACTCCGGCCTGATGAACCCAAATACTTGGTGGCCTGA